A single region of the Lepus europaeus isolate LE1 chromosome 1, mLepTim1.pri, whole genome shotgun sequence genome encodes:
- the LSMEM1 gene encoding leucine-rich single-pass membrane protein 1, which yields MSHASQDTGSRERHEDRKLYVVDSINDLNKLNLCPAESQHLFPLEEKSPELGTNSGSGSWSLLFVGLLIVLTVSLALVSFAIFLIIQTGNRMDDMSRRLVAEGRDIDDLKKINNMIIKRLNLLDPEQN from the exons ATGAGTCATGCTTCCCAGGACACTGGTTCTCGTGAGCGTCATGAAGACAGGAAGCTTTATGTTGTGGATTCCATAAACGACTTAAACAAACTGAACCTCTGTCCTGCCGAATCACAGCATCTCTTCC CTCTAGAGGAGAAAAGCCCAGAGCTTGGCACAAACTCAGGAAGCGGAAGCTGGAGCCTGCTCTTCGTGGGGCTGCTGATTGTGCTGACTGTCAGCCTGGCACTGGTTTCCTTTGCCATCTTTTTGATAA TCCAAACCGGAAACAGGATGGATGACATGTCAAGAAGACTAGTAGCTGAGGGAAGGGACATAGATGATctgaagaaaatcaacaacatgaTCATAAAGCGACTCAACCTGCTGGATCCAGAACAGAACTGA